The following are from one region of the Bacillus thuringiensis genome:
- a CDS encoding YopX family protein, which produces MREIKFRAWVLQDEVDGEHIAAEYMEDDVESFHDPLYEHKQGNIVLMQFIEQKDSDGNEIYEGDVVIWYNPMIETGERMTGVVVYDTKQATYKKCPINLYKANAGDGGYTGFEFRWYDNIKVLGNIYENPELLQN; this is translated from the coding sequence ATGAGGGAAATAAAGTTTCGTGCATGGGTGTTACAAGATGAAGTTGATGGCGAACATATAGCGGCAGAATATATGGAGGATGATGTGGAGTCATTCCATGATCCATTGTATGAACACAAGCAAGGCAATATCGTTTTAATGCAGTTTATTGAGCAAAAGGATTCAGATGGAAATGAAATATACGAGGGTGATGTAGTTATTTGGTACAACCCAATGATTGAAACAGGAGAAAGAATGACAGGGGTTGTTGTATACGATACAAAACAGGCTACATATAAGAAATGTCCTATCAATCTTTATAAAGCGAATGCAGGTGATGGAGGATATACAGGATTTGAGTTTAGATGGTACGACAATATAAAAGTATTAGGCAATATTTATGAAAATCCAGAGTTATTACAAAACTAA
- a CDS encoding ArpU family phage packaging/lysis transcriptional regulator, producing the protein MERQLTLLPAVDDKKVQKEVVSVLKEYRALKMRFSNDVEQEGISLFPELRDSRNTSRWKVQQVEKALNNLLDEDERKIVERKFLKNERVKDSDVYHDLLLKKTYFYEKKQSAVKLIATALGII; encoded by the coding sequence ATGGAGAGACAATTAACATTATTACCAGCTGTTGATGATAAGAAAGTACAAAAGGAAGTAGTAAGTGTATTAAAGGAGTACAGAGCACTCAAGATGCGTTTCAGTAATGATGTGGAGCAGGAAGGAATCAGTTTATTCCCTGAGTTACGTGATTCAAGGAATACGAGTAGATGGAAGGTGCAGCAGGTTGAGAAGGCGCTTAACAATTTATTAGATGAAGATGAGCGTAAAATCGTCGAGCGTAAGTTTTTGAAAAACGAGAGAGTAAAAGATTCTGATGTTTATCATGATCTACTACTTAAGAAGACATATTTCTATGAGAAGAAGCAGAGTGCGGTTAAATTGATTGCTACAGCACTTGGAATCATCTAA
- a CDS encoding DUF3956 domain-containing protein, producing the protein MDSCVLFVNGQPFLVVSVAGIEIARLELSLQLALTLIALGIPICA; encoded by the coding sequence ATGGACAGTTGTGTTTTGTTCGTTAATGGACAACCTTTTTTAGTGGTCTCAGTTGCTGGAATCGAAATTGCTAGATTAGAGCTTTCTCTTCAATTAGCATTGACTTTAATAGCGTTAGGGATTCCAATTTGCGCGTAA
- a CDS encoding GntR family transcriptional regulator — MKKDIIKPIKRMSFRDEVYLTLKKAIVTLELQPEQRLNDKELAEEFGISRTPVREALKRLEDEGLVESIPGSVTRVAPLNIEEAKHAFTVVAVLHSLAARLAVPLLKESDIQELEFSNKALLLSIEKKDIIKAIEADELFHNVFLDVAGNPEIIRALERSISKIQRLEISQFTSINGLKSVEQHQQIIEACKNKDKETTAHLVEQNWLSLEKLMTYEID, encoded by the coding sequence ATGAAAAAAGATATTATTAAACCCATTAAGCGTATGTCATTTAGAGATGAAGTATATCTAACTTTGAAAAAAGCAATCGTTACATTAGAGCTGCAACCGGAGCAACGCTTAAATGACAAAGAGTTAGCAGAAGAATTTGGAATTAGCCGTACTCCAGTTAGAGAGGCGTTGAAGCGTCTTGAGGATGAAGGACTTGTTGAATCTATTCCTGGTTCAGTTACTCGTGTGGCACCATTAAATATTGAGGAGGCGAAACACGCATTTACTGTGGTAGCAGTTTTACACTCGTTAGCTGCTCGTTTAGCAGTACCGTTATTAAAAGAATCGGATATTCAAGAATTAGAGTTCAGTAATAAGGCTTTACTATTATCTATTGAGAAAAAAGATATTATAAAAGCAATTGAAGCTGACGAGTTATTCCACAATGTTTTTTTAGATGTGGCAGGAAATCCTGAAATCATTCGTGCGTTAGAACGAAGTATATCTAAGATTCAACGTCTCGAGATTTCTCAGTTCACTTCTATAAATGGTCTAAAGTCAGTAGAACAACATCAGCAAATTATAGAGGCGTGCAAAAATAAAGATAAAGAGACAACAGCACATCTTGTAGAACAAAACTGGTTAAGTCTTGAGAAATTAATGACTTATGAGATAGATTGA
- a CDS encoding DMT family transporter codes for MRPIFLGICAAFFFAFTFILNRAMELSGGNWIWSASLRFIFMLPFLLLIVMSRKKLKVLLQVMREDLRTWFLWSFVGFGLFYAPLCFAAAHAPGWIIAGTWQITIISGSLLAPFFIQTVQTPDGILKKRGEIPMKGMGMSLIILLGIFLMQMEQAKSLAIKDILLGIIPVIVASFAYPLGNRKMMEVCGDRLDAYQRVLGMTLASLPFWFLLSLYGLFTVGVPSKEQTMQSILVAICSGVIATILFFKATDMVKGDMQKLATVEATQSMEVLFAVIGELILLHSSFPSILSWCGMFVIMLGMIAHSYVSHKGETAHNQNISA; via the coding sequence TTGCGCCCTATTTTTTTAGGTATATGTGCGGCTTTCTTTTTTGCTTTCACATTTATACTGAATCGAGCAATGGAACTATCAGGTGGTAACTGGATATGGAGTGCCTCACTAAGGTTTATTTTCATGCTTCCATTCCTGTTACTTATTGTTATGAGTAGGAAAAAATTAAAAGTATTATTACAAGTTATGAGAGAGGATTTAAGAACATGGTTTTTATGGAGCTTTGTAGGATTTGGTCTATTTTACGCTCCATTATGCTTTGCCGCTGCACATGCACCAGGATGGATAATTGCTGGGACATGGCAAATTACTATTATATCAGGATCTTTGCTGGCTCCTTTTTTTATTCAAACCGTTCAAACACCAGATGGAATTCTTAAGAAAAGAGGGGAAATCCCAATGAAGGGTATGGGTATGTCATTGATTATTCTTCTTGGTATTTTCCTTATGCAAATGGAGCAAGCAAAATCACTCGCTATCAAAGATATTTTATTAGGTATTATCCCTGTTATTGTGGCTTCTTTTGCTTACCCGCTCGGGAATCGTAAGATGATGGAAGTTTGTGGAGATCGGCTAGATGCTTATCAACGTGTCCTTGGAATGACATTAGCTAGCTTACCATTTTGGTTTTTACTATCCTTGTACGGTCTTTTTACAGTAGGAGTGCCTAGTAAAGAACAAACTATGCAATCAATTTTAGTTGCTATTTGTTCTGGTGTAATTGCCACTATCTTATTTTTTAAAGCTACTGATATGGTTAAAGGAGATATGCAGAAACTTGCAACTGTTGAAGCAACACAATCCATGGAGGTGCTTTTTGCTGTTATCGGAGAACTAATTTTATTACATTCTTCATTCCCCTCTATTTTATCTTGGTGTGGCATGTTTGTAATAATGCTAGGAATGATAGCACACAGTTATGTTTCCCATAAAGGTGAAACAGCGCATAACCAAAATATTAGTGCTTAA
- a CDS encoding IS3-like element ISBth10 family transposase (programmed frameshift): MAKFSSKEKIQAVKRYLDGTESGKTIAKSIGVNPSVLREWIRRYESSGEKAFEKCYTFYPAQYKLDVLYYMNEHGTSIRETAALFNIPSYETLRKWKIAYETGGLDALQSKKKGRPTMKDKKIKPVDEGSIEALQAENERLRMENSYFKKVECLSSKQRKITKQDKAQVIYELRHEFPIKELLQLANIPRSTYYYWMKHFNRPDPNAEVKELIQAIYNEHDGCYGYRRIRDELMNRGHKVNHKKVYRLMKELGLKCLVRMKKYRSYKGTVGKIAPNILNRNFQAEKPNEKWVTDITEFKLFGEKLYLSPMLDLFNGEIITYTIGSRPTYSLVSTMLDQALYCVTDPDKLLIHSDQGWHYQMKQYRHSLKNCGITQSMSRKGNCYDNAVIENFFGIMKSEFLYRKEFESITHFKQELAKYIEYYNHKRIKAKLKGMSPVQYRAHTLEAA; encoded by the exons ATGGCTAAATTTTCTTCAAAAGAAAAAATCCAAGCGGTGAAACGATATTTAGATGGTACAGAAAGTGGAAAAACAATTGCTAAATCTATAGGAGTTAACCCTAGCGTACTTCGTGAGTGGATTAGACGATATGAGTCTTCAGGTGAAAAGGCCTTTGAAAAGTGCTATACATTCTACCCAGCCCAGTATAAACTAGATGTACTTTATTATATGAATGAACACGGGACATCTATCAGAGAAACAGCGGCACTTTTCAATATACCGTCTTATGAAACACTTCGGAAATGGAAAATAGCTTATGAAACAGGAGGATTGGATGCCCTACAATCAAAGAAAAAGGGGCGTCCAACCATGAAAGATAAAAAAATAAAACCAGTAGATGAAGGATCAATCGAAGCCTTACAAGCGGAAAATGAGCGTTTACGTATGGAAAATTCATATT TTAAAAAAGTTGAATGCCTTAGTTCAAAACAAAGAAAAATCACCAAACAAGACAAAGCGCAAGTAATCTACGAGTTAAGGCATGAATTTCCTATCAAGGAGTTACTTCAACTCGCAAACATTCCACGTAGTACGTACTATTACTGGATGAAACATTTTAATCGTCCTGATCCAAATGCGGAGGTAAAAGAACTGATTCAAGCTATTTATAATGAACACGATGGGTGTTATGGTTATCGTCGTATTCGTGATGAACTTATGAATCGTGGACACAAAGTAAATCATAAAAAAGTGTATCGTCTTATGAAAGAATTAGGGTTAAAATGTCTGGTTCGTATGAAAAAATATCGCTCTTACAAAGGGACAGTTGGGAAAATTGCACCAAATATTTTAAATCGCAACTTCCAAGCTGAAAAACCAAATGAAAAGTGGGTTACAGATATTACGGAGTTTAAGTTATTTGGGGAGAAGTTATACCTATCACCAATGTTGGATTTATTTAATGGTGAAATTATCACGTATACAATTGGTTCAAGACCGACCTATTCCCTTGTTTCAACGATGTTGGACCAAGCCCTTTATTGTGTAACCGATCCGGATAAACTCCTCATTCACTCTGATCAAGGTTGGCACTATCAAATGAAACAATACCGTCATTCTCTTAAGAATTGTGGCATAACTCAAAGTATGTCTCGCAAAGGAAACTGTTATGACAATGCCGTTATTGAAAATTTCTTCGGTATCATGAAATCGGAATTTCTGTATCGAAAAGAATTTGAAAGTATAACACATTTCAAACAAGAGTTAGCAAAGTATATAGAATACTATAATCATAAAAGAATTAAGGCAAAATTAAAGGGTATGAGCCCAGTACAATACCGGGCTCATACCCTAGAGGCTGCCTAA
- a CDS encoding IS4 family transposase — protein sequence MSVSVSDELQLFAQEIQSSLSPNTLRSVARSVGFVKRISKYQAQDLVALCVWMSQNVATTSLAQLSSCLEASTEILISPEGLNQRFNPAAVQLLQHILAELLNKKLTSSMSIASPCTSIFKRIRILDSTAFQLPNIFSSVYPGAGGCSHTAGMKIQLEYDLLSGHFLHIHTGPGKQHDRTYGSLCVPTVKEDDLCIRDLGYFHLKDLQYIQDKKAYYISRIKSNTRIYQKNPNPTYYQNGKLKKGTEYKQVDMEVVMNSLQPGQTYEIYDAYVGMVDKVPARVIVHRLTEEQQQKRLRDQAIREKKKGMKYSPRSKRLSGINVYMTNTPIEIVPMGQVHDWYSLRWQIEILFKTWKSFFHIHHCKKIKRERLECHLYGQLIAILLCSSTMFQMRQLLLMKKKRELSEYKAIYMIKDYFLLLFQAIQKDTQELSKILIRLFNLLQQNGRKSHRYEKKTVFDILDFPIY from the coding sequence ATGTCTGTTTCTGTGTCTGACGAATTGCAACTATTTGCTCAAGAGATTCAAAGTTCCCTATCTCCAAACACCTTACGGTCTGTTGCGCGAAGTGTTGGTTTTGTAAAGCGGATTAGTAAATATCAAGCACAAGATTTAGTCGCTTTATGTGTATGGATGAGTCAAAATGTCGCGACAACTTCTTTAGCTCAGCTATCTAGTTGTTTAGAGGCATCAACAGAAATACTTATCAGTCCTGAGGGACTGAATCAACGATTTAATCCAGCAGCTGTACAACTTTTACAACATATATTAGCTGAGCTCTTAAACAAAAAATTAACTTCATCTATGTCAATTGCTTCTCCATGTACTTCAATTTTTAAGCGTATTCGTATTCTAGATTCTACGGCTTTTCAACTTCCAAATATATTTTCTTCCGTTTATCCTGGTGCGGGAGGTTGCAGCCATACTGCAGGAATGAAAATTCAACTTGAGTATGATCTTTTAAGTGGGCATTTTCTACATATTCATACAGGACCAGGGAAACAACATGATCGAACTTACGGTTCCCTTTGCGTACCCACTGTAAAAGAAGATGATTTGTGTATTCGGGATTTAGGCTATTTTCATCTGAAGGATCTTCAATATATACAGGATAAAAAGGCTTACTATATTTCTCGCATTAAATCTAATACACGTATTTATCAAAAAAATCCCAATCCTACTTATTATCAAAATGGAAAACTAAAGAAGGGAACAGAATATAAACAGGTAGATATGGAGGTAGTAATGAATTCTCTTCAACCAGGACAAACATATGAAATATATGATGCTTATGTAGGAATGGTCGATAAAGTACCAGCTCGTGTCATTGTTCATCGACTTACAGAAGAACAGCAACAAAAAAGATTGCGGGATCAAGCTATACGAGAAAAAAAGAAAGGAATGAAGTATTCTCCCCGTAGCAAACGACTCAGTGGTATCAATGTATATATGACAAACACGCCTATAGAGATTGTCCCGATGGGACAAGTGCATGATTGGTATTCTTTACGTTGGCAAATCGAGATTTTATTTAAAACTTGGAAATCATTCTTTCATATTCACCATTGTAAAAAAATAAAACGAGAACGATTAGAATGCCATTTGTATGGGCAACTGATTGCCATTCTACTCTGTTCTTCTACTATGTTTCAAATGCGGCAATTACTTCTTATGAAAAAGAAACGAGAACTGAGCGAATATAAGGCCATATATATGATTAAAGATTACTTTCTTCTTCTTTTCCAAGCTATACAGAAAGACACCCAAGAGCTATCAAAGATTCTAATTCGCCTGTTCAACCTCCTACAGCAAAACGGGAGAAAATCTCATCGATATGAGAAGAAAACAGTCTTTGATATATTAGATTTCCCTATATATTAA